DNA from Krasilnikovia cinnamomea:
TCCACGCCCGCGTCGCCGGCCACCAGGGTGGTCGAGCCGTCCACCTCGGGGGCCTGGTGTTCGGCGCGGCCCTCGACCTCGCCGTCGTCGATCGTGTCGACCAGCACCTCGACCAGCGAGCCCAGCCGCTCCTCGGCCCGCTGCGCGCACAGCTCGTCGGCGAGCGCGCTGATCCGGTCGTACCGTCGCTTGACCGTGTCGGCGCGGACCTTGCCGGGCAGCCCGGCGGCCTCCGTGCCGTCCTCGTCGCTGTAGTCGAAGACGCCGATGGCGTCGAGCCGGGCGGCGCTCAGGAAGCGGACCAGCTCCGCGACGTCGCCGCGGGTCTCGCCGGGGAAGCCGACGATGAAGTTGCTGCGGGCGCCCGCCTCGGGGGCCAGCGCCCGGGCGGTGTCGAGCAGCTCCAGGAACCGCTGCGTCGAGCCGAAGCGGCGCATGCGGCGCAGCACCGGCTCGCTGGAGTGCTGGAAGGACAGGTCGAAGTACGCCGCGACCCCGGCAGTGGTGGCGATGGCCTCGACCAGGCCGGGGCGGGTCTCGGCGGGCTGCAGGTAGCTGGCCCGGACCCGGACGATGCCGTCGATCGCGGCGAGCTGCGGCAGCAGCTTCTCCAGCAGCCGCGGGTCGCCCAGATCCTTGCCGTACGAGGTGCTGTTCTCGCTGACCAGCACCAGTTCGCGGACGCCGGTCTTGGCCAGCCACTCGGCCTCGGCCAGCAGCTCCTGCGGGTCGCGGGAGACGAACGCGCCCCGGAACGCCGGGATGGCGCAGAACGCGCACCGCCGGTCGCACCCGCTGGCCAGCTTCAGGCTGGCGACCGGCCCGGAGTCGAGGCGGCGGCGCAGCACCTGGCGCAGGTGGGCGGGGGTGTGCTCGTCCACGGTCGCGTGCCCGGGCACGACCACGGCGGCGGCCTGCCGGTGGACCGGGGTGAGCGGCAGCAGCTCGCGGCGGTCCCGGGGGGTGTGCGCGTCGAACCGCTCCCCCGCCAGCACCCCGTCGAGGCGGGCCGCGATGTCCGGGTAGTCGTCGAAGCCGAGCACCGCCTGCGCCTCGGGCAGGGTGTCGGCGAGCTCCCGGCCGTACCGTTCCGCCATGCAGCCGGCCGCGACCACCTTGGCCCCGGTGTCGGCGGCCGCCAGCAGGGTCTCGATCGAGTCCTGCTTCGCCTTCTCCACGAAGCCGCACGTGTTGACGAGCACCACGTCGGCACCGTCGGCGTCGGTGCTGACCTGCCAGCCTCCCGCGTCGAGGCGGGCGGCGAGTTCCTCGGAGTCGACCTCGTTGCGGGCACAGCCCAGGGTCAGCAGGGCTACGCGGCGGGCGGGAGTGGCGGACACCCCGCCAAGGTTACCGGTCGGTGGTGGCCAGCCGGTTCGCCGCACGGCCGGTGTGACCGCACTGCGCCGGGTGCCGGGCCGACATCGTCCGGTAACGCCCGCGACGACCGGTGTTCAGCGGGGCCCGTTACCGTCGCCGACCGGCACGGGGCGACGAGGGAGATCGATGCTGCGGGAACGGGTACGGCGGCTGCGGGCGGTGCCGCCGGCGGAGTTGCTGCTGATCGTGGTCCTGGTGGGGCTGGCGTTGGCGGTGCGCCTGGTGGGGCGGCACGAATTCACGGCGGACATGCGGATCTTCGCGGTCTGGTACGGCAAGCTCGAGGCCGCCGGGGGTCTGCGCGGTCTCGGTGAGCCGATCGGCAACTACAACGCGCCGTTCCTCTACCTGCTGGCGCTGCTGACGTACGTGCCCGGCCCGCTGGTCGTCAAGGCCAAGGCGTTGTGGCTGGTGTTCGACGCGCTGCTGGTGTTCTTCACGTACCGGATCGTGGCGCTGCGCCACCGGAGCTGGCGGGTGCCGCTGCTGGCGGCGTTCGTGATGGCGTTCCTGCCCACCGTCGTGATCAACAGCTCGTTCTACGGGCAGTGCGACGCGATCTGGGGCGCGTTCGGACTTGGCGGGGTGTACTACCTGCTGCGCGGGCGGCCGTGGTGGGGAGTGTCACTGTGCGCGGTGGCGCTGGCCTTCAAGCCGCAGGCGATCTTCCTGTTTCCGCTGCTCGGGCTGCTGGCCCTGGCGGGACGGCTGCCGTGGCGGACCCTGCTGGCCGTGCCCGCCGTGCTGGTGGTCCTCGACCTGCCCGCGCTGCTGCTGGGGCGCGACCCCATCGACCTGCTGACCCTGTACAGCCCGGCGCGGCAGGCGTCGTGGGTGTCCGCGCTGACCTCCAGCGCCGCCTCCGTGTACGCGTTCCTGCCGGTCACCACCCGGCTCGACGCGGTCCGGGCGCTCGGCGACGTGTTCGCGGTCGCCGTGGTCACCGGCGTCTGCTGGATCCTGGTGGCCACCCGGGCCCGGCTGGACGCGGCCCGGATCGTCACGGCGGCGGCGTTCTTCGCGATGGTGGTGCCGTGGCTGCTGCCCGGCATGCACGAGCGCTACTTCTACCTGGCGGACGTGCTGACCGTGGTGCTGGCGTTCTACCGGCCACGGCTGTGGTTCGTTCCGCTGCTGGTGCAGGTGGCGTCGCTGCTGTCGTACCTGCCGTTCCTGTTCTGGAACACCCGGCACGGCCCGTTCGTGGATCTCAAGGTTCTCGCCGCGCTGCTGTTCGCGGCGCTGCTGACCACCGGATACGCGCTGCTGGCAGACGTGCGGGCGGCCCCGCGCATTCCGGCGCCCCGGCGCAGCGCCGAAGTGCTAGTCGACGCGTAGCGCGGCGAGCGTCTC
Protein-coding regions in this window:
- the rimO gene encoding 30S ribosomal protein S12 methylthiotransferase RimO encodes the protein MSATPARRVALLTLGCARNEVDSEELAARLDAGGWQVSTDADGADVVLVNTCGFVEKAKQDSIETLLAAADTGAKVVAAGCMAERYGRELADTLPEAQAVLGFDDYPDIAARLDGVLAGERFDAHTPRDRRELLPLTPVHRQAAAVVVPGHATVDEHTPAHLRQVLRRRLDSGPVASLKLASGCDRRCAFCAIPAFRGAFVSRDPQELLAEAEWLAKTGVRELVLVSENSTSYGKDLGDPRLLEKLLPQLAAIDGIVRVRASYLQPAETRPGLVEAIATTAGVAAYFDLSFQHSSEPVLRRMRRFGSTQRFLELLDTARALAPEAGARSNFIVGFPGETRGDVAELVRFLSAARLDAIGVFDYSDEDGTEAAGLPGKVRADTVKRRYDRISALADELCAQRAEERLGSLVEVLVDTIDDGEVEGRAEHQAPEVDGSTTLVAGDAGVDLAALRPGDLVRARVTGTEGVDLVAVPVEMVSAAPTVSTAAR
- a CDS encoding glycosyltransferase 87 family protein yields the protein MLRERVRRLRAVPPAELLLIVVLVGLALAVRLVGRHEFTADMRIFAVWYGKLEAAGGLRGLGEPIGNYNAPFLYLLALLTYVPGPLVVKAKALWLVFDALLVFFTYRIVALRHRSWRVPLLAAFVMAFLPTVVINSSFYGQCDAIWGAFGLGGVYYLLRGRPWWGVSLCAVALAFKPQAIFLFPLLGLLALAGRLPWRTLLAVPAVLVVLDLPALLLGRDPIDLLTLYSPARQASWVSALTSSAASVYAFLPVTTRLDAVRALGDVFAVAVVTGVCWILVATRARLDAARIVTAAAFFAMVVPWLLPGMHERYFYLADVLTVVLAFYRPRLWFVPLLVQVASLLSYLPFLFWNTRHGPFVDLKVLAALLFAALLTTGYALLADVRAAPRIPAPRRSAEVLVDA